The following coding sequences are from one Acidobacteriota bacterium window:
- a CDS encoding sodium ion-translocating decarboxylase subunit beta has translation MLQGFARFMADTGFAQVSGGQVIMWGVVLLLLYFAVYKEFEPLLLVPIAFGALIANLPTLGVVNPPLVQPDGSMAPGGLYYYISKGIEWELFPPIIFLGVGALTDFGPLIANPRTLLLGAAAQIGIFATFLGSIALGFTPGEAASIGIIGGADGPTSIFTASKLAPDLIGPIAVAAYTYMALVPLIQPPIMRLLTTAKERKIRMRSLRTVGKLERMAFALIVCVACILLVPASAALIGMLMLGNFLRECGVTERLVKSSQNEIINVVTIFLGTSVGFTMSADRFLTPQTLKIIALGVCAFALSTASGILMGKLMNLLSSKNPLNPLIGASGVSAVPMAARVAQVEGQKSDPSNYLLMHAMGPNVAGVIGTTIVAGYFITQLG, from the coding sequence ATGCTACAGGGTTTTGCCCGCTTTATGGCCGACACCGGCTTCGCGCAGGTATCGGGGGGCCAGGTCATCATGTGGGGGGTGGTGCTCCTCCTCCTCTATTTCGCGGTGTACAAGGAATTCGAGCCACTCCTGCTGGTGCCCATAGCGTTTGGCGCCCTGATCGCCAACCTTCCGACCCTGGGCGTGGTCAACCCCCCCCTTGTCCAGCCCGACGGCTCGATGGCGCCGGGAGGCCTGTATTACTACATTTCCAAAGGGATCGAATGGGAGCTCTTTCCGCCCATCATTTTCCTCGGTGTAGGCGCGCTGACCGATTTCGGACCGCTGATCGCCAACCCCCGAACGCTCCTGCTGGGAGCCGCCGCCCAGATCGGAATTTTCGCCACCTTCCTGGGATCGATCGCCCTCGGCTTCACGCCTGGAGAAGCGGCGTCCATCGGCATCATCGGCGGCGCTGACGGCCCGACTTCCATCTTCACGGCATCCAAACTGGCGCCCGACCTGATCGGCCCCATTGCGGTCGCCGCCTACACATACATGGCGCTGGTGCCGCTGATCCAGCCCCCGATCATGCGCCTGCTGACCACGGCGAAAGAACGGAAAATCCGGATGCGGTCGCTGCGCACGGTGGGCAAGCTCGAAAGAATGGCCTTCGCGCTGATCGTCTGCGTCGCGTGCATATTGCTCGTGCCTGCGTCAGCGGCCCTGATCGGCATGCTGATGCTGGGCAATTTCCTCCGCGAATGCGGGGTCACCGAGCGGCTGGTGAAATCGAGCCAGAACGAGATCATCAACGTCGTGACGATCTTTCTGGGCACCAGCGTCGGCTTCACCATGAGCGCCGACCGGTTTTTGACCCCCCAGACATTGAAAATCATCGCCCTGGGCGTCTGCGCTTTCGCCCTCTCCACCGCCAGCGGGATCCTGATGGGCAAGCTCATGAACCTGCTCTCCTCCAAAAATCCGCTCAACCCCCTGATCGGAGCTTCCGGCGTATCCGCGGTTCCCATGGCGGCGCGGGTGGCCCAGGTGGAAGGCCAAAAGAGCGACCCCTCCAATTACCTCCTCATGCACGCCATGGGACCCAACGTGGCGGGCGTCATCGGCACCACCATCGTCGCCGGCTATTTCATCACCCAGCTGGGATAG
- a CDS encoding SPFH/Band 7/PHB domain protein — translation MVLPALVILLVLAKSIVIIRQAEKGIVERLGRYKETLDPGLRVLIPFIDGLRARVDMRETVLDVAPQAVITKDNVGITVDAVVYYYVTDAKAVTYEVANFFVAVSKLAQTNLRNLVGDMSLDETLGSRERINSSLRTTLDEATDKWGVKVTRVEVKEILPPKDITEAMSKQMKAEREKRATILEAEAYKQKKILQAEGDKQNAILVAEGDRQSAILRAEGEAKAIENVSVAAREYFVGNAQILKQLEVTQAALQQNTKLVISDQSRLINVLGLGEELKEISVRK, via the coding sequence CTGGTCCTTCCGGCGCTGGTGATCCTGCTCGTACTGGCCAAATCGATCGTGATCATCCGCCAGGCCGAAAAGGGCATCGTCGAAAGGCTGGGCCGGTACAAGGAAACGCTCGACCCGGGTCTCCGGGTGCTGATTCCCTTCATCGACGGTCTGCGCGCCAGGGTCGACATGCGCGAAACAGTCCTGGACGTCGCGCCCCAGGCCGTGATCACCAAGGACAACGTCGGGATCACGGTGGACGCCGTCGTGTACTACTACGTGACGGACGCCAAGGCGGTGACCTACGAGGTGGCCAACTTTTTCGTGGCCGTCAGCAAGCTGGCCCAGACCAATTTGAGGAACCTCGTCGGCGACATGTCGCTGGACGAAACGCTGGGCTCGCGCGAACGCATCAACTCGTCCCTGAGGACCACCCTGGACGAAGCTACCGACAAATGGGGCGTCAAGGTCACCAGGGTGGAGGTCAAGGAGATCCTGCCGCCCAAGGACATCACCGAGGCGATGAGCAAGCAGATGAAGGCCGAGCGGGAGAAACGGGCCACCATCCTGGAAGCCGAGGCCTACAAGCAGAAGAAGATCCTGCAGGCGGAGGGGGACAAGCAGAACGCCATCCTGGTCGCCGAGGGCGACCGCCAGTCGGCCATCCTGAGGGCCGAGGGGGAAGCCAAGGCCATCGAGAACGTATCGGTCGCCGCCAGGGAGTACTTCGTCGGCAACGCCCAGATCCTGAAGCAACTGGAGGTCACCCAGGCGGCCCTGCAGCAGAACACCAAACTCGTCATCTCCGACCAATCCCGCTTGATCAACGTCCTGGGGTTGGGGGAGGAACTCAAGGAGATATCGGTCAGGAAATAG
- a CDS encoding superoxide dismutase: protein MSDKDTSQSPATAGAASPHVLPPLPYAENALEPVITAKTVSFHYGKHHKAYVDNLNKLVAGTEYADLALEKVMAETAGRLEGAAIFNNAAQIWNHSFYWKSLNPKGGGEPPEALRKKMVDAFGSVDACKKELADAALAQFGSGWSWLVLRGDSLKVVKTANAETPLTKGMTPLLTIDVWEHAYYLDYQNRRADYVNAVLDRLIHWEFALQNAG, encoded by the coding sequence ATGAGCGATAAAGACACAAGTCAATCCCCGGCAACGGCTGGAGCCGCGTCGCCCCATGTTCTGCCCCCTCTTCCTTATGCCGAAAACGCATTGGAACCCGTCATTACGGCCAAAACGGTGAGTTTTCACTACGGCAAACATCACAAGGCTTATGTGGATAACCTGAACAAGCTTGTTGCGGGAACGGAATATGCCGACCTGGCGTTGGAGAAGGTGATGGCCGAGACGGCCGGAAGGCTTGAAGGGGCGGCGATCTTCAATAACGCGGCGCAGATCTGGAACCATTCCTTCTACTGGAAAAGCCTGAACCCGAAGGGGGGAGGGGAGCCGCCGGAGGCGCTCAGGAAGAAGATGGTGGACGCTTTCGGGAGCGTCGACGCCTGCAAGAAGGAGCTCGCGGACGCGGCCCTGGCTCAATTCGGGAGCGGTTGGAGCTGGCTCGTCCTCCGCGGGGATTCCCTCAAGGTGGTCAAGACCGCCAATGCCGAAACCCCCTTGACGAAGGGGATGACGCCTTTGCTCACCATCGATGTCTGGGAGCACGCCTACTACCTGGATTACCAGAACCGTCGGGCCGACTACGTCAACGCGGTGCTCGACAGGCTGATCCACTGGGAATTCGCCTTGCAGAACGCCGGCTAG
- a CDS encoding DUF2118 domain-containing protein: MSITRHIRITIAGQVYDVTAELLDDNAGYPQAAIPVQPQAPVLHPPRHVAPTPQPAAEGGRVLCPLSGIVVTVHVEQGQRVKKGDLLVMLEAMKMNTPVWAPQDGVIASIQAQPGMRAEEGAVLVTLA, translated from the coding sequence ATGTCCATCACACGACACATCCGTATCACCATCGCCGGCCAGGTCTATGACGTCACGGCGGAACTGCTGGACGATAACGCCGGTTACCCGCAGGCCGCGATCCCGGTGCAGCCACAGGCCCCCGTCCTGCACCCCCCCCGGCATGTCGCACCGACGCCGCAGCCGGCGGCCGAAGGTGGGAGGGTCCTGTGTCCCCTGTCCGGCATCGTCGTCACCGTCCATGTGGAGCAGGGGCAGCGGGTCAAGAAGGGCGACCTCCTGGTCATGCTTGAAGCCATGAAAATGAACACCCCCGTATGGGCGCCGCAGGACGGCGTGATCGCTTCGATTCAGGCACAACCGGGCATGCGGGCCGAGGAAGGCGCGGTTCTCGTAACGCTCGCATAA
- the creD gene encoding cell envelope integrity protein CreD, translating into MNLNTEKSPLPRTAALQSRFSTALKMASIALLILFLLIPLAMVRSVLEERLARRDAAVDEITSTWGKEQVVTGPVLIVPYTFDQRSWEEQVIEGRRERVERIQSLRGQAYFLPSELKVDGQIRPEPRHRGIYETVVYSGTLDLSGSFTRPSLEEWDVDPSRILWDEAEVALAVTDLRGTRESLRITLAGRAAPMRPGSRLAAFENGIHARIQGLGAAIDTIPFAMSLGLNGSRGLRFAPVGVNNDVTIRSTWPDPSFQGAFLPAERTVNRDGFSARWQVSYYGRSYPQQWTDRTPVEAAGFAASLFGVDLVPAIDSYRYVERSIKYGILFIALLFAAFFLFEILSSARIHPFQYTLVGIALCLFYLGLLALSEVTSFAAAYWIGAALAALMIALYSGKVLHSPRAGALVAAGLALIYAFLFVILRLQDYSLLVGALGLFLLLGVAMFVTRNIDWYERDGR; encoded by the coding sequence ATGAACCTGAATACGGAGAAATCCCCCCTTCCCCGGACCGCGGCTCTTCAGAGCCGCTTCTCGACCGCTCTGAAGATGGCTTCCATCGCCCTCTTGATCCTTTTCCTGCTCATCCCCCTGGCGATGGTCCGTTCGGTCCTCGAGGAGCGCCTGGCCCGGCGGGACGCGGCGGTGGATGAGATCACCTCCACCTGGGGCAAGGAACAGGTCGTCACCGGGCCGGTTTTGATCGTTCCCTATACCTTCGACCAGAGGAGCTGGGAAGAACAGGTGATCGAAGGGCGGAGGGAGCGGGTCGAGCGGATCCAATCCCTGAGGGGTCAGGCCTATTTCCTTCCTTCGGAGTTGAAGGTCGATGGACAGATCCGCCCGGAACCGCGCCACCGGGGGATCTATGAAACGGTCGTTTACAGCGGCACCCTGGATCTCAGCGGCAGCTTCACCAGGCCTTCCTTAGAAGAGTGGGACGTGGACCCCTCCCGGATTCTGTGGGACGAAGCGGAGGTCGCCCTCGCGGTTACGGACCTGCGGGGGACCCGGGAATCCCTCCGGATCACGCTGGCCGGGCGGGCGGCGCCGATGAGGCCGGGGAGCCGCCTGGCGGCCTTCGAAAACGGCATCCACGCGAGGATCCAGGGGCTCGGCGCCGCGATCGACACCATTCCTTTTGCGATGTCGCTGGGGCTGAACGGCAGCCGCGGCCTCCGCTTCGCACCCGTCGGGGTGAACAACGATGTGACGATCCGCTCCACCTGGCCCGATCCGAGCTTCCAGGGGGCATTCCTGCCCGCCGAACGGACCGTGAATCGGGACGGTTTCAGCGCCCGCTGGCAGGTTTCCTACTACGGCCGTTCCTACCCGCAACAGTGGACGGACCGCACTCCTGTCGAAGCCGCCGGCTTTGCCGCTTCACTTTTCGGCGTGGACCTGGTTCCGGCCATCGATTCCTACCGGTACGTGGAGCGGTCCATCAAGTACGGCATCCTGTTCATCGCGCTCCTGTTTGCGGCGTTTTTCCTGTTTGAGATCCTCTCGTCCGCACGCATCCACCCGTTCCAGTACACCCTCGTCGGCATCGCCCTCTGTCTGTTCTATCTCGGGCTGCTGGCCCTGTCCGAAGTGACCTCGTTTGCAGCCGCGTACTGGATCGGCGCCGCCCTGGCCGCGCTGATGATCGCGCTGTACAGCGGCAAAGTCCTCCACAGCCCCCGGGCGGGCGCCCTGGTCGCGGCCGGCCTCGCCCTGATCTACGCGTTCCTGTTCGTGATCCTCCGTTTGCAGGACTACTCGCTCCTGGTCGGCGCCCTGGGGCTGTTTCTCCTGCTCGGCGTCGCAATGTTCGTGACGCGCAACATCGACTGGTACGAGCGGGACGGCCGATAA